The Persephonella sp. IF05-L8 genome contains a region encoding:
- a CDS encoding YraN family protein, with protein MSSSDIGKIAEEKAVNFLKQKGYTILDRNFRTRYGEIDIIANKDKTLVFIEVRFRSGSFISPEESIDHRKIQRIIKTANAYLIRTTTTYENIRFDVIAIDKNQIRHIENAFDIM; from the coding sequence ATGAGTAGCTCTGATATCGGGAAAATAGCAGAAGAAAAAGCTGTAAATTTTTTGAAGCAAAAAGGTTATACCATTCTGGACAGAAATTTTAGAACCAGATATGGTGAAATTGATATTATAGCCAACAAAGATAAAACCCTTGTGTTTATAGAGGTTAGATTTAGAAGTGGCAGTTTTATCTCCCCTGAGGAAAGTATAGACCACCGAAAAATCCAGAGAATAATAAAAACTGCAAATGCTTATCTAATAAGAACGACAACCACTTATGAAAATATCCGATTTGATGTAATAGCCATTGACAAAAACCAGATAAGACATATAGAAAATGCCTTTGATATTATGTGA